In Sinorhizobium mexicanum, one DNA window encodes the following:
- a CDS encoding calcium-binding protein gives MAINGTSAANKLYGTNSVDTINGYDGDDFIWGYAGNDYLDGGAGNDTFYGGLGNDFFKMSIGNDFADGGDGNDSFDGGAGDDRFLGGLGNDILEGGDGHDIMEGGDGHDHFQGDAGNDKIYGGAGEEWIDAGLGDDIIYAGDGNDGFNNRIDPATGKMTQQAVSGGAGNDTIYGEAGDDALKGQSGNDRVYGGIGHDKVDGGDGNNYLDGGDGNDVLDSEIGIDEAHGGNGNDKIEVGGGNDVAYGDAGDDNISGEAGADILWGGIGNDRFYGGDGNDTLRGDAGQDTLIGEAGADTLWGGADADRFAFKGAAAYSGQDTVMDFQDGVDRLVLENLGITKYSNSGAAGTVYAYETSGGDILIKGHGSGGTISVLIDDPSNHLSVSNFSSADFVFA, from the coding sequence ATGGCTATCAACGGAACCAGCGCGGCTAACAAGCTCTATGGCACGAATTCCGTGGACACCATCAATGGATACGATGGTGACGACTTCATTTGGGGTTACGCCGGAAACGATTACCTCGACGGTGGTGCCGGCAACGACACTTTCTACGGTGGGCTCGGTAACGACTTCTTCAAAATGTCGATCGGCAACGATTTCGCCGACGGGGGCGACGGCAATGACAGCTTTGACGGCGGTGCCGGCGACGACAGATTTCTCGGCGGCCTCGGAAACGACATCCTCGAGGGTGGTGACGGCCACGACATCATGGAAGGCGGCGACGGCCACGATCATTTCCAGGGCGATGCTGGCAACGACAAGATCTACGGTGGCGCTGGTGAGGAATGGATCGACGCCGGCCTCGGCGACGACATCATTTATGCTGGCGACGGCAATGACGGCTTCAACAACCGCATCGACCCCGCCACCGGCAAGATGACCCAGCAGGCCGTCAGCGGTGGCGCCGGCAATGATACGATCTACGGCGAAGCCGGCGATGACGCCCTGAAGGGCCAGTCGGGTAACGACCGGGTCTACGGCGGCATCGGCCACGACAAGGTCGACGGCGGCGATGGCAACAACTATCTCGACGGCGGCGACGGCAATGACGTCCTCGATTCCGAGATCGGCATCGACGAGGCCCATGGCGGAAACGGCAACGACAAGATCGAAGTCGGCGGCGGAAACGATGTGGCGTACGGCGATGCCGGCGACGACAACATCAGCGGCGAAGCCGGCGCCGACATCCTTTGGGGCGGCATTGGAAACGACCGTTTCTATGGCGGCGACGGCAATGACACCCTGCGCGGCGACGCCGGACAGGACACTCTCATCGGCGAAGCCGGCGCCGACACACTTTGGGGTGGTGCCGATGCCGACCGCTTCGCCTTCAAGGGAGCGGCCGCCTATTCCGGACAGGATACCGTCATGGACTTCCAGGACGGTGTTGATCGCCTCGTGCTCGAAAACCTCGGGATAACGAAGTATTCGAATTCAGGGGCGGCAGGTACCGTGTACGCCTATGAAACATCCGGCGGCGATATCCTGATCAAGGGACACGGCTCGGGCGGCACCATTTCGGTGCTTATCGACGATCCCTCCAACCACCTGAGCGTGTCGAACTTCAGCAGCGCGGACTTCGTTTTCGCGTAA
- a CDS encoding GtrA family protein has product MTRFAVVGAVTTALDFVLFTTLVAIGAIPALANLFSYSCGILVSYLLNRSWTFGARGSPVLALKFVASTLAGLLISTCLVALFATIMPAVIAKILSVPLVFVWNYLMARLWVFRT; this is encoded by the coding sequence GTGACGCGGTTCGCCGTCGTCGGAGCGGTGACGACCGCGTTGGACTTTGTCCTATTCACCACGCTTGTGGCGATCGGCGCAATACCCGCGCTTGCCAACCTTTTCTCCTACTCGTGCGGCATACTGGTGAGCTACCTTCTCAACCGGTCCTGGACATTCGGTGCGCGAGGGAGCCCCGTTCTGGCGCTGAAATTCGTTGCCTCGACTTTGGCGGGGCTGCTGATCTCGACCTGCCTCGTCGCGCTGTTCGCGACGATCATGCCGGCGGTGATCGCCAAGATCTTGAGCGTTCCGCTGGTCTTCGTCTGGAATTATCTGATGGCCCGCCTATGGGTCTTTCGCACTTGA
- a CDS encoding glycosyltransferase family 2 protein produces MKTRVSVLVPAYNEETNVGRAYAAIVDAFRELPGYDYEIIFTDNHSTDRTFELLQEIARDDPRVRVIRFSRNIGYQRSLLVAYKAATGDCSVQIDCDLQDPPHLIPDMLALWRQGHQVVYGIRRSLKDDAVTAFMRRAFYWCINALSEDDLPLNAGEFRLVDRRILEELRQVDDTSPYLRGLISAMGFSQIGFEYDRQARIAGESKFPVKAMLSLAVDGILNHSLTPLRIASMASLIMGTATFLLLMGYVIGKLVLGQDWPAGFATTTILILLSITLNAVFLGIIGEYLGRIFMQSKRRPTPIIEATLNGEARLNRDLVATKLGSP; encoded by the coding sequence ATGAAAACAAGGGTCTCGGTGCTGGTGCCGGCGTACAACGAAGAGACGAACGTGGGTCGTGCTTATGCGGCCATTGTCGACGCGTTTCGCGAGCTCCCAGGCTACGACTACGAGATCATCTTCACGGACAATCATTCGACCGACCGCACCTTCGAGCTCCTGCAGGAGATCGCGCGCGATGATCCTCGCGTTCGCGTCATCCGGTTTAGCCGCAACATCGGCTACCAACGGTCCCTCCTGGTCGCTTACAAGGCGGCGACCGGCGATTGTTCAGTGCAGATCGACTGCGATCTCCAGGATCCCCCCCACCTCATTCCCGACATGCTCGCACTCTGGCGACAGGGCCATCAGGTGGTCTACGGCATCCGCCGCTCGCTCAAGGATGACGCGGTGACCGCCTTCATGCGACGCGCCTTCTACTGGTGCATCAATGCGTTGAGCGAGGACGATCTCCCTCTCAATGCCGGTGAATTTCGCCTCGTCGACCGCCGCATTCTGGAGGAATTGCGCCAGGTCGACGACACTTCCCCCTATCTGCGCGGCCTGATCAGCGCGATGGGCTTTTCCCAGATCGGTTTCGAATATGACCGCCAGGCGCGGATTGCCGGCGAGAGCAAATTCCCGGTCAAAGCGATGCTGTCGCTGGCCGTCGACGGCATTCTCAACCATTCGCTGACCCCGCTCCGGATCGCATCGATGGCAAGCCTCATCATGGGGACCGCGACCTTTCTGCTGTTGATGGGCTATGTGATCGGCAAACTGGTCCTCGGACAGGATTGGCCGGCCGGTTTTGCCACGACCACGATTCTGATCCTGCTCTCGATCACGTTGAATGCTGTTTTTCTCGGAATCATCGGAGAATATCTCGGCCGCATCTTCATGCAGTCGAAGCGGCGGCCGACGCCGATTATCGAGGCAACCCTGAATGGCGAGGCCCGCCTCAATCGTGATCTGGTCGCGACGAAATTGGGTTCGCCTTGA
- a CDS encoding polysaccharide biosynthesis protein: MLWAIAEAALDIGRRRLTTAARSAQKCSALYLVDLGSAAIALALALVLRYGIAGLSARPDTTVVLMWSGLQYVAICAFVFPLSGLYSRNWKYGSISDLFTILRAALLTSLLLVSLLFFSTRLSEIPRTVVPLQSLLLIACLAASRLSFRADEISLARPAFRIARNGAGKADHRIPLLIVGAGDAADLYLRALARDPNTTYLPVACLDKTADHIGMTLRGVPIAGRIEDFENVVCELQRVNRQPRHVVFTEAPSTFGDAASDELLKSAERLGIAVSRLSQMTELKRAKTENPYELRSIELTDLLERPQAALDKEAIRRLVSGRRVLITGAGGSIGSELTSQIAACAPAEIVLIDNTEYNLYAIDMTLSENFATVPRFSYLCSVRRSQRVDEIFDRHRPELVFHAAALKHVPMVQMNPCEGVLTNVIGTMNVANAAKKFGTLAMVQISTDKVVNSTSVMGATKRLAELYCQALDLDGVKTAKGPRFMTVRFGNVLGSSGSLIPLFKRQLARGGPLTVTDPCMTRFFMTIREAVELTLQASAYGFEKQLGQGEIFVLDMGEPIKIIDIARRMIQLAGFTPDREIEIKIIGCRPGEKLFEELFDETDKRINSPVPGVLGAVPDPIPLPTLSDAFTRLQRHAERGNEKGLKAVMRELLPRYEPEPVHTNGHPLQERTPLRRNFAKGGPRRNGYDKGARKELGLPGS, from the coding sequence ATGCTTTGGGCGATTGCAGAAGCCGCTCTCGATATCGGTCGGCGGCGCCTGACGACAGCTGCTCGCAGCGCTCAAAAATGCTCAGCGCTCTACCTTGTAGACCTCGGGTCGGCGGCGATCGCGCTCGCCTTGGCGTTGGTGCTGCGCTATGGCATCGCCGGCCTCAGCGCCCGACCGGATACCACCGTCGTTCTGATGTGGTCGGGCCTGCAATATGTGGCAATCTGCGCCTTCGTCTTCCCGCTGTCCGGTTTGTACAGCCGAAACTGGAAATACGGCTCCATTTCGGATCTGTTCACGATTCTGCGCGCAGCCTTGCTGACGTCCTTGCTGCTTGTCTCGCTGCTGTTCTTTTCGACGCGTCTCAGCGAGATCCCGAGAACCGTCGTCCCGCTGCAATCGCTGCTGCTGATTGCCTGCCTCGCCGCCTCTCGCCTGAGCTTTCGCGCGGATGAGATTTCGCTGGCGCGACCGGCTTTCAGGATTGCGCGCAATGGCGCGGGAAAGGCGGACCACCGCATACCGCTGCTGATCGTCGGGGCGGGTGACGCGGCCGATCTCTATCTGCGGGCCCTCGCTCGGGATCCAAACACCACATACTTGCCGGTGGCCTGCCTCGACAAGACTGCCGACCACATCGGCATGACGCTTCGCGGCGTTCCGATTGCCGGCCGGATCGAGGATTTCGAGAATGTCGTGTGCGAACTGCAACGGGTGAACCGGCAGCCGCGGCACGTCGTCTTCACCGAAGCGCCTTCGACGTTCGGGGACGCAGCATCCGACGAACTGTTGAAATCGGCCGAGAGGCTGGGGATCGCGGTGTCACGCCTGTCTCAGATGACGGAGCTCAAGCGTGCGAAAACGGAAAATCCCTACGAGCTTCGATCGATCGAATTGACCGACCTTCTGGAGCGTCCGCAGGCGGCGCTCGACAAGGAGGCCATTCGGCGTCTCGTCAGCGGACGGCGCGTATTGATAACCGGAGCCGGTGGGTCGATCGGCAGTGAGTTGACCTCCCAGATAGCCGCCTGCGCGCCAGCGGAGATCGTGCTGATCGACAACACCGAATACAATCTCTACGCGATCGACATGACGCTCAGCGAGAATTTCGCGACCGTCCCCCGCTTCAGCTATCTTTGCAGCGTCAGACGGAGCCAGCGCGTCGATGAAATCTTCGACAGGCACAGGCCGGAACTGGTGTTCCATGCGGCTGCCTTGAAACATGTACCGATGGTGCAGATGAATCCGTGCGAAGGCGTGCTGACCAACGTCATCGGAACGATGAACGTTGCCAATGCGGCGAAGAAATTCGGCACGCTTGCAATGGTTCAGATCTCGACCGACAAGGTTGTGAATTCGACAAGCGTCATGGGTGCCACCAAGCGCCTGGCGGAACTTTACTGTCAGGCGCTCGACCTGGACGGCGTCAAAACCGCCAAGGGTCCGCGTTTCATGACCGTGCGCTTCGGAAACGTCCTCGGATCGAGCGGTTCGCTGATCCCGCTTTTCAAACGGCAGCTTGCCCGTGGTGGCCCGCTGACCGTCACCGACCCCTGCATGACACGCTTCTTCATGACCATTCGCGAAGCGGTCGAATTGACGTTGCAGGCCTCTGCATATGGCTTTGAAAAGCAGCTCGGCCAAGGGGAAATCTTCGTTCTCGACATGGGCGAGCCGATCAAGATCATCGATATCGCCCGTCGCATGATCCAGTTGGCAGGGTTCACGCCCGATCGCGAGATCGAGATCAAGATCATCGGATGCCGGCCGGGAGAGAAGCTCTTCGAGGAACTGTTCGACGAAACGGACAAGCGCATCAATTCGCCGGTGCCGGGCGTCCTCGGGGCTGTTCCGGACCCGATACCCCTGCCGACGCTGAGCGATGCATTTACCCGGCTGCAGCGTCATGCCGAGCGGGGCAACGAGAAGGGCCTGAAGGCGGTCATGCGCGAGTTGCTTCCCCGCTATGAGCCGGAACCGGTGCACACGAACGGCCATCCGCTCCAGGAGCGTACGCCACTTCGCCGGAATTTCGCGAAGGGAGGTCCGCGGCGCAACGGCTACGACAAGGGCGCGCGCAAGGAGCTTGGCCTGCCGGGATCTTGA
- a CDS encoding glycosyltransferase family 4 protein, translating to MSLDAVPRGVTKKLLRGTALNPTMSTSRPYVERGDIRLAFPADSCHARQEPAQKRVIAVVASLTASLTNFRLELLKRLVKAGHEVVAFAPENDERVERHLAQLGVRFVQIPMARTGLNPLDDLRTLWSLRQHFKRLKPDVILPYTMKPIIYAGIAARMLGIKDRCFLVTGLGHVFSNETPATLKSSLVRHLCVRLYRIAFRGAKAVFVYNEADRADICKYQMLDSTAVLSLIPGSGVDLEHFAFSSPPQRGPVFLLVARLLRDKGIVEYVEAARIVRRTFPDAKFQLLGSFDSNPAAISRDEIDGWVREGILDYLGYTQDVRPYLAGCSVFVLPSYYREGIPRSILEALATGRPIVTTDLPGCRDTVQPGVNGLVVKPRDPLGLAEAMSVFARNTRLAAEMGRQSRYIAQARFDVHMVNQMLLDRMRLD from the coding sequence ATGTCGCTCGATGCAGTTCCCCGCGGCGTCACGAAGAAGCTCTTGCGGGGGACGGCCTTGAACCCGACCATGTCTACTTCGCGCCCCTACGTTGAACGCGGCGACATCCGGCTCGCCTTCCCCGCCGACTCCTGCCACGCGCGACAGGAGCCAGCGCAGAAGCGCGTGATAGCGGTCGTTGCGAGCCTGACGGCTTCGCTGACGAATTTCCGGCTGGAGCTGCTGAAGAGATTGGTCAAGGCCGGACATGAGGTCGTTGCCTTTGCTCCGGAAAACGACGAACGCGTCGAACGGCACCTCGCGCAGCTCGGCGTCCGTTTCGTGCAGATCCCGATGGCTCGCACCGGACTCAATCCTCTGGATGACCTGCGCACGCTTTGGTCGCTGAGGCAACATTTCAAGCGGCTGAAGCCGGACGTGATCCTGCCCTATACGATGAAGCCGATCATCTACGCGGGGATTGCCGCCCGGATGCTCGGGATCAAGGACCGCTGCTTCCTCGTCACCGGCCTCGGGCATGTCTTTTCGAACGAGACACCCGCCACGTTGAAGTCGAGCCTGGTCAGGCATTTGTGCGTCCGGCTGTACCGCATTGCCTTCCGCGGCGCGAAGGCCGTATTCGTCTACAACGAGGCCGATCGCGCAGACATTTGCAAATACCAGATGCTCGACAGCACTGCCGTGCTCAGTCTGATCCCGGGATCGGGGGTCGACCTCGAGCATTTCGCTTTTTCGTCGCCACCTCAGCGCGGACCGGTCTTTCTTCTCGTCGCTCGCCTTTTGCGCGACAAGGGTATCGTGGAGTATGTCGAGGCGGCCCGGATCGTGCGTCGCACCTTCCCGGACGCGAAATTCCAACTGCTCGGCAGCTTCGACAGCAATCCGGCCGCCATATCCCGTGACGAGATCGACGGATGGGTCCGCGAAGGCATCTTGGACTACCTCGGATATACGCAGGACGTGCGTCCTTACCTCGCGGGGTGCAGCGTCTTCGTTCTGCCCTCCTATTACCGGGAGGGCATTCCACGAAGCATACTCGAGGCCCTCGCAACCGGCCGGCCGATCGTCACGACCGACTTGCCGGGCTGCCGCGACACGGTGCAGCCCGGCGTGAACGGATTGGTCGTCAAACCTCGGGATCCGCTCGGCCTGGCCGAAGCCATGTCGGTGTTTGCCCGCAATACGAGACTGGCCGCGGAAATGGGCCGGCAATCGCGCTACATCGCGCAAGCCCGGTTTGACGTCCATATGGTCAACCAGATGCTGCTCGATCGCATGCGTCTGGACTGA
- a CDS encoding glycosyltransferase, translating to MIMHVITNFTASAGAETMLARLLKISCDERIIVASLRGISERNRGLANNPRVVYAPLGAASSAGLPGALVKLAKLIRKEEPDVILCWMYHAMIAGTIAAGIARTRAPVFWNIRQSLDDPACLSRSSRIAIAAGRLLSARASGVIYNSSRARDLHEAYGYRNRHVAVIPNGFELPPLVSGEATSARRIGIAGRFHPQKDHATFFRAAARVLETHPQATFAAAGFGLSRDNPEVMRIMTEAGLPPQSVDLRGEVSDMAGFYRGIDLLVLSSRTEGFPNVIAEAMSYSKPIVTTNVGDAAVVAGNAGIAVPARNPEALAEAMCAILDLSPNEYARYARNARERIESEYTLAAIERKYSSFLGAYK from the coding sequence ATGATCATGCATGTCATCACCAATTTCACCGCCAGCGCAGGCGCGGAGACGATGCTGGCGCGACTGCTCAAGATCTCCTGCGATGAACGCATCATCGTTGCCTCTCTGCGTGGCATATCGGAACGGAACCGCGGTCTCGCCAACAATCCCAGGGTCGTTTACGCGCCGCTGGGGGCAGCGTCCTCCGCCGGCCTGCCCGGCGCCCTGGTCAAGCTTGCGAAACTGATCCGCAAGGAAGAACCCGACGTCATTCTGTGTTGGATGTATCACGCGATGATCGCCGGCACGATCGCGGCAGGAATCGCGCGCACCCGGGCGCCGGTGTTCTGGAATATTCGACAATCGCTCGACGATCCCGCTTGCCTGTCACGCAGTTCGCGCATCGCGATCGCTGCGGGCCGGCTGCTGTCAGCCAGGGCATCCGGCGTGATCTACAACAGTTCGCGCGCCCGTGACTTGCATGAGGCTTACGGCTATCGCAATCGCCACGTCGCGGTCATTCCAAACGGCTTCGAACTGCCGCCGCTCGTTTCCGGCGAGGCGACGTCTGCCAGGCGGATCGGTATCGCGGGGCGCTTCCACCCACAAAAGGACCACGCCACATTCTTCCGCGCGGCCGCTCGCGTGCTTGAGACGCACCCGCAGGCGACCTTTGCGGCCGCCGGCTTCGGGCTTTCCCGCGACAATCCGGAGGTCATGAGGATCATGACGGAAGCAGGGCTTCCGCCGCAGTCGGTGGATCTCAGAGGCGAGGTCTCCGATATGGCCGGCTTTTACCGCGGCATTGATCTCCTGGTCCTGTCATCCAGGACCGAGGGCTTCCCCAACGTCATCGCCGAGGCGATGAGCTATTCCAAACCGATCGTCACCACGAATGTCGGTGATGCCGCCGTCGTCGCGGGAAACGCTGGAATCGCCGTGCCGGCTCGCAATCCCGAAGCCCTCGCCGAGGCGATGTGCGCAATCCTCGATCTCTCCCCTAATGAATATGCGCGCTATGCTCGCAACGCCCGCGAACGCATCGAGAGTGAATACACGCTCGCCGCGATCGAACGAAAATATTCAAGTTTCCTAGGAGCTTACAAATAG
- a CDS encoding HAD family hydrolase, which produces MSGGEGVLVFDLDDTLYLERDFAFSGFRAAGDWYAGRSGLHGLAQRCEALFNEGRRTKIFDEALCGLGVAVDEALVGELVAVYRGHTPAIALAPDAERFFRGRRPGKRLAMITDGPSATQLAKVQALGLDRLVEHIIYTDAWGAEFWKPHPRAFAAIEAWSESPPSRIAYVADNPRKDFVTPRARGWWTVQVARADRVHRGEAPEEAYKPHIVLPDLDALEAGLAGLQSG; this is translated from the coding sequence GTGTCCGGCGGCGAAGGCGTTTTGGTATTCGATCTGGACGACACACTCTATCTCGAGCGGGACTTCGCCTTCAGCGGCTTCAGGGCCGCCGGCGATTGGTATGCCGGTCGGAGCGGCTTGCACGGGCTGGCACAGCGTTGCGAGGCGCTTTTCAACGAGGGTCGCAGGACGAAGATCTTCGATGAGGCGCTCTGCGGGCTCGGCGTGGCTGTCGACGAGGCTCTCGTTGGCGAACTCGTTGCCGTCTATCGTGGTCACACACCCGCAATCGCGCTCGCGCCCGATGCCGAGCGCTTCTTTCGCGGACGCCGCCCCGGGAAAAGGCTTGCCATGATTACGGATGGGCCGTCTGCCACACAACTGGCGAAAGTGCAGGCACTCGGCCTCGATCGGTTAGTCGAACACATCATCTACACAGATGCCTGGGGCGCCGAATTCTGGAAGCCGCACCCGCGCGCCTTTGCGGCGATCGAGGCGTGGTCGGAATCGCCCCCTTCACGTATCGCCTACGTGGCGGACAATCCTCGCAAGGATTTCGTGACCCCCCGTGCGCGTGGATGGTGGACGGTTCAAGTGGCTCGTGCCGATCGAGTTCACCGCGGTGAAGCCCCCGAGGAGGCCTACAAACCGCACATTGTTTTGCCGGATCTCGACGCGCTGGAAGCCGGCCTAGCGGGACTGCAATCCGGTTGA
- a CDS encoding ATP-grasp domain-containing protein produces the protein MRGASLAILVSSAGRRVGLIECFRRAALEISLDLKVLACDADPDLSAACQVADRAFKVPRIDHPDFADALRDIAARHEVRLVVPTIDPELLPLALAAGEFEAIGARVHVSPPSVINVARDKAETMRVLGAAGVPVPATSTYEDVRARPAEWPWPLFMKPRNGSASRLIRLVRTPDELPQDIEEPMIVQEFLDGPEYTINAFIDATGRLKAAVAHHRLSIRAGEVEKGRTVRDPRFTEIAHRLAEALPEARGVLCFQIIADRQNGPKVIEINARFGGGYPLVDRAGATFARWLLEEVAGLPSSAHDEWREGVLMLRYDAAVYGG, from the coding sequence ATGAGGGGCGCATCGTTAGCGATACTGGTTTCCTCCGCCGGCAGACGCGTCGGCCTGATCGAATGCTTCCGCCGGGCGGCCTTGGAAATCAGTCTCGACCTCAAAGTACTGGCCTGTGACGCCGACCCCGATTTAAGTGCGGCCTGCCAGGTCGCCGACAGGGCCTTCAAGGTGCCCAGAATCGACCACCCGGACTTCGCCGACGCCCTACGCGACATCGCGGCTCGCCACGAGGTGCGGCTCGTGGTGCCCACGATCGATCCGGAGTTGCTGCCGCTCGCGCTTGCGGCCGGTGAATTCGAGGCGATCGGCGCCCGTGTCCATGTCAGTCCGCCGTCGGTCATCAACGTCGCGCGCGACAAGGCGGAGACCATGCGCGTGCTCGGCGCGGCCGGTGTGCCGGTGCCGGCCACAAGCACGTACGAGGATGTGCGCGCGCGGCCCGCCGAATGGCCATGGCCGCTCTTCATGAAGCCGCGCAATGGAAGCGCGAGCCGGCTTATCCGCCTCGTGCGCACACCCGACGAACTGCCCCAGGACATCGAGGAACCGATGATCGTGCAGGAGTTTCTGGACGGGCCGGAATACACGATCAATGCCTTCATCGATGCGACAGGCAGGTTGAAAGCCGCCGTCGCCCATCACCGGCTGAGCATCCGGGCGGGCGAGGTGGAAAAGGGCAGGACGGTCCGCGATCCACGTTTCACCGAAATCGCCCACCGGCTTGCCGAAGCCCTGCCGGAAGCGCGCGGTGTCCTGTGCTTCCAGATTATCGCCGACCGCCAGAACGGACCGAAGGTCATCGAAATCAATGCCCGGTTCGGCGGCGGTTACCCGCTGGTCGATCGTGCCGGTGCAACCTTTGCGCGCTGGCTTCTCGAAGAAGTCGCCGGTCTGCCGAGCAGCGCCCACGACGAATGGCGCGAGGGCGTATTGATGCTGCGCTACGATGCAGCGGTCTATGGAGGATAG
- a CDS encoding methionyl-tRNA formyltransferase, whose amino-acid sequence MRIVFVGAVEGSSIALDALIRAGRAPSLTITLPPEAAARHSDFVDISGPARAAGSAVHHTTSINAPATLEAMAAVAPDLTLVIGWSQICKQPFRDIAAKGTVGFHPAALPRLRGRAVIPWTILRQEDTTGSTLFWLDDGVDSGPIVLQRLFAVAPDETARSLYAKHTANLAEMVVQAVRLVEAGDAPRAEQDHGQASYCAKRTAEDGLIDWRSPAAAVLRLIRAVGEPYPGAFTFLNGEKVRIDAATVFDNRGRYIGLVGQVQAHTEHGFVVLCGDDQCIEVSAWTSPSGKRPPVHSKFSGGA is encoded by the coding sequence ATGCGTATTGTTTTCGTTGGCGCCGTCGAAGGCTCCAGTATTGCTCTTGATGCTCTGATCCGGGCCGGTCGCGCGCCGTCACTGACGATAACCCTCCCGCCCGAAGCCGCGGCGAGGCATTCCGATTTCGTCGACATCTCCGGCCCTGCGCGTGCCGCCGGCAGTGCGGTTCATCACACGACCAGCATCAACGCGCCCGCGACCCTCGAAGCGATGGCGGCGGTTGCGCCCGATCTGACACTTGTCATCGGCTGGTCGCAGATCTGCAAGCAGCCATTTCGCGATATTGCGGCAAAAGGCACCGTCGGCTTCCATCCGGCCGCGCTGCCGCGGCTTCGCGGCCGCGCCGTCATTCCCTGGACGATCCTGCGCCAGGAAGACACCACCGGCTCGACCCTGTTCTGGCTGGATGACGGCGTCGATTCCGGGCCGATCGTGTTACAGCGGCTATTCGCGGTAGCGCCCGACGAGACTGCGCGCAGTCTCTACGCCAAACACACTGCGAACCTCGCCGAAATGGTTGTGCAAGCCGTGAGACTTGTCGAGGCCGGAGACGCGCCTCGGGCCGAGCAGGACCACGGGCAGGCAAGCTATTGCGCCAAGCGCACGGCCGAAGACGGCCTCATCGACTGGCGCAGCCCGGCCGCAGCGGTATTGCGTCTGATCCGCGCCGTCGGCGAACCCTATCCCGGAGCCTTCACCTTTCTAAACGGCGAGAAAGTCCGCATCGACGCCGCCACGGTGTTCGACAATCGCGGGCGCTATATCGGTCTCGTCGGCCAGGTCCAGGCCCATACCGAACATGGGTTCGTGGTTCTTTGTGGCGACGACCAATGCATCGAGGTGTCGGCCTGGACGTCCCCGTCGGGCAAACGCCCACCGGTCCACAGCAAGTTCAGCGGAGGCGCATAG